Proteins encoded in a region of the Enoplosus armatus isolate fEnoArm2 chromosome 16, fEnoArm2.hap1, whole genome shotgun sequence genome:
- the tmem268 gene encoding transmembrane protein 268, with translation MQDVVAAEMMEDKSGLGHVMEEGEVDVQMRQTKAQPQANNNRPNWSNGQCVLAMPSCSTLNPSFDLSLCRAKLENDGFQIPVRDMEAPLKIALDVPSVRRYMVFNSALFHLIMAPVLYVVVWCAVFSTLHLYITVRDYWVLCLSVSLVSIFLTTAIIFVLHHSNKEINMNLDVRLIQVNERMVKHKLLVAVADWVQNCTGNMQLFFVYWDMSRCLRALTETLEERSFVANDTQKKLKKKMSNLVLVAEVTAVDPEVGESDVEESSDEQRPLLRHEEVSCSTSPSQREDAKVTTNYSLIPDASLPAQAKAYQLLMTYSAAYVKLLVSERLSGPSHHRLRPRRNHCATAPFCLCQYIKKKILR, from the exons GATGTGGTTGCCGCTGAGATGATGGAGGACAAGAGCGGACTTGGGCAtgtgatggaggagggggaggtggatgTTCAAATGAGGCAAACCAAAGCTCAGCCGCaggccaacaacaacagacCCAACTGGTCAAATG GTCAGTGTGTTCTGGCAATGCCGAGCTGTTCGACGCTAAACCCCAGCTTTGATCTGTCTCTGTGCCGTGCCAAACTGGAGAATGACGGCTTTCAG ATTCCAGTCAGAGACATGGAGGCTCCACTGAAGATAGCTCTGGACGTCCCCTCAGTCaggagatacatggttttcaacTCGGCTCTCTTCCATTTGATAATGGCACCG GTGCTGTATGTGGTGGTGTGGTGCGCCGTGTtctccaccctccacctctACATCACTGTCCGTGACTACTGggtcctctgtctctctgtcagcctggtcTCCATCTTCCTCACCACTGCCATCATCTTTGTCCTCCACCACAGTAACAAGGAg ATTAACATGAATTTAGACGTTCGGTTAATCCAGGTGAATGAGAGGATGGTGAAACACAAGCTGCTGGTGGCCGTGGCCGACTGGGTGCAGAACTGCACTGGAAACATGCAG ctgttctTTGTGTATTGGGACATGTCCCGCTGTCTGAGGGCACTGACTGAAACTTTAGAGGAGCGCAGCTTTGTGGCGAATGACACCCAG aaaaaactgaagaagaaaatgtccAACCTCGTCCTCGTGGCCGAGGTCACGGCTGTTGACCCCGAGGTCGGAGAGTCAGATGTGGAGGAGAGCTCAGACGAACAGAGGCCCCTGCTGAGACATGAGGAGGTGAGCTGCAGTACCTCACCCAGCCAGCGGGAGGACGCCAAAGTCACCACCAACTACAGCCTCATCCCTGATGCATCGCTACCTGCTCAG GCTAAAGCCTACCAGCTTCTGATGACCTACAGTGCAGCTTACGTGAAGCTGCTGGTTTCGGAGAGGCTGTCAGGACCATCACACCACCGCCTACGCCCCCGGAGGAACCACTGTGCCACCGCCCCTTTCTGCCTATGCCAGTACATCAAAAAGAAGATCCTTCGATAA